A window from uncultured Fusobacterium sp. encodes these proteins:
- a CDS encoding ABC transporter substrate-binding protein — MKYINENMTILEICEKYPESIEFLESKGFKNLNSESVKSILGKLSLKNALLTKKINVETFVEMLNEFINQNRDSADITMKKNNVEDEEITVMGLLPCPIRIPLLEGFTKFLEENPEIKVKYELKAASAGLDWLKDDVIKANHPEKLADIFISAGFDLFFEEKLMGKFKKEHIFKDITGIERYNKDFQNEEISLKDPDGDYSMLGVVPAVFLVNKNMLGDREFPKSWADLLKPEFRKSVSLPISDFDLFNSILININKNYGEEGVANLGRALLENLHPSQMVKSDKMKENTPTVTIMPYFFTKMIKEEGPMIPIWPEDGAAISPIFMLTKKEKANKLQKIVDYLAGEEVGKVFSHQGLFPTVNPNVDNKISGKKFMWCGWDYIHNNNIGEILENCKKIFFTAAKED, encoded by the coding sequence ATGAAATATATAAATGAAAATATGACAATTTTAGAGATATGTGAGAAATATCCTGAAAGTATAGAGTTTTTAGAATCAAAGGGATTTAAAAATTTGAATAGTGAAAGTGTAAAGAGTATATTAGGAAAATTAAGTCTAAAAAATGCCCTATTAACAAAAAAAATAAATGTAGAAACTTTTGTAGAGATGTTAAATGAATTTATTAATCAAAATAGAGATAGTGCAGATATCACAATGAAAAAAAATAATGTAGAAGATGAAGAAATAACAGTTATGGGACTTCTTCCTTGTCCAATTAGAATACCGTTATTAGAGGGATTTACAAAATTTTTAGAAGAAAATCCAGAGATAAAGGTAAAATATGAGTTAAAAGCTGCATCGGCTGGATTAGATTGGTTAAAAGATGATGTGATAAAAGCTAATCATCCTGAGAAGTTAGCAGATATATTTATATCAGCAGGTTTTGATCTATTTTTTGAAGAGAAACTTATGGGTAAATTTAAAAAGGAGCATATATTTAAAGATATCACAGGTATAGAGAGATATAATAAAGATTTCCAAAATGAAGAGATATCTTTAAAGGATCCAGATGGAGATTACTCTATGCTAGGAGTAGTACCAGCTGTATTTTTAGTAAATAAGAATATGTTAGGGGATAGAGAGTTCCCAAAATCTTGGGCTGATTTATTAAAACCAGAGTTTAGAAAATCTGTAAGTTTACCAATATCAGACTTTGATCTTTTTAATTCTATCTTAATAAATATCAATAAAAATTACGGAGAAGAGGGAGTAGCTAATTTAGGAAGAGCTCTTTTAGAAAATTTACACCCTTCTCAAATGGTAAAATCTGATAAGATGAAAGAAAATACACCTACAGTTACAATTATGCCATATTTTTTCACTAAAATGATTAAAGAAGAAGGACCTATGATTCCAATTTGGCCTGAAGATGGAGCAGCTATTTCTCCTATATTTATGTTAACAAAAAAAGAAAAGGCTAATAAACTTCAAAAAATTGTAGATTATTTGGCTGGAGAAGAGGTAGGAAAAGTTTTTTCTCATCAAGGATTATTTCCAACTGTAAACCCAAATGTAGATAATAAAATTTCTGGAAAAAAATTTATGTGGTGTGGTTGGGATTATATACACAATAATAATATTGGTGAAATTTTAGAAAATTGTAAAAAAATATTCTTTACTGCTGCTAAGGAGGATTAA
- the trmB gene encoding tRNA (guanosine(46)-N7)-methyltransferase TrmB encodes MEDLKENLWSHFFKSPRKNYNPYMFKLLDYPEYIIYDKKIMDSYKGKWHELFGNDNPIYLEIGSGSGNFAQGMAKRYPERNHIGLELRFKRLVLSANKVKRDGSKNALFLRRRGEEILDFIAENEVDGIYVNFPDPWEENEKNRVVQESFFKTLDVILKKGGIFYFKTDHDKYYQDVIDLAESLDGYRVIYHTPDLHKSEKAVDNIKTEFEQLFLCKHNKNINYIEIEKIK; translated from the coding sequence ATGGAAGATTTAAAAGAAAATCTATGGAGTCATTTTTTCAAAAGTCCAAGAAAAAATTATAATCCATATATGTTTAAACTTTTGGACTATCCTGAATACATTATCTATGATAAAAAAATAATGGATTCATATAAGGGAAAATGGCATGAACTTTTTGGAAACGATAATCCTATATATTTAGAAATTGGCTCTGGAAGTGGAAATTTTGCACAAGGAATGGCAAAAAGATATCCTGAGAGAAATCATATAGGACTAGAATTGAGATTTAAAAGACTTGTTTTATCTGCTAATAAAGTAAAAAGAGATGGTTCTAAAAATGCTCTTTTCTTAAGAAGAAGAGGAGAAGAAATCTTAGATTTTATAGCTGAGAATGAGGTTGATGGTATATATGTTAATTTCCCTGATCCTTGGGAAGAAAATGAAAAAAATAGAGTAGTTCAAGAGAGCTTTTTCAAAACTTTAGATGTAATATTAAAAAAAGGTGGAATATTCTATTTTAAAACTGACCACGACAAATATTATCAAGATGTAATAGATTTAGCTGAAAGTTTAGATGGATACAGAGTAATCTATCATACACCAGATTTACATAAAAGTGAAAAAGCTGTGGACAATATAAAAACAGAATTTGAACAACTATTTTTATGCAAGCATAACAAAAATATTAACTATATTGAAATTGAAAAAATTAAATAG
- a CDS encoding adenylosuccinate synthase, with translation MAGYVVVGTQWGDEGKGKIIDVLADRADYVVRFQGGNNAGHTVVVNGEKFILKLLPSGVLHGGTCIIGPGVVVDPKVLLDELASLETRGARTDHVLISDRAHVIMPYHVKLDELKEANAGEMKIGTTKKGIGPCYADKIWRDGIRMVDLLDMDKFAKKLKYNLEAKNEIITKIYGAEPLDYDKILADYTEYANKIRHRIIDTIPVVNKALDEDKLVLFEGAQALMLDINYGTYPFVTSSSPTTGGVTTGAGVSPRKIDKGIGVMKAYTTRVGEGPFVTELHGEFGEKVRQLGGEYGAVTGRPRRCGWLDLVVGKYATMINGLTDIVITKIDVLSGLGTLKICTAYEVDGEIYEFMPADTEMLYRAKPVYEELPGWDEDITQVKCYDDLPENCKKYLKRIEEIIGCPISVVSVGPDRSQNIHIREI, from the coding sequence ATGGCTGGATATGTAGTAGTAGGAACTCAATGGGGTGACGAAGGAAAGGGAAAAATTATAGATGTATTAGCAGATAGAGCTGATTACGTTGTAAGATTCCAAGGTGGAAACAATGCAGGACACACTGTAGTAGTAAATGGAGAGAAATTTATATTAAAACTTTTACCTTCAGGAGTATTACATGGTGGAACTTGTATAATAGGACCAGGAGTTGTAGTAGATCCAAAAGTATTATTAGATGAGTTAGCATCATTAGAGACTAGAGGAGCTAGAACAGACCATGTTTTAATAAGTGATAGAGCACATGTTATTATGCCTTATCATGTAAAATTAGATGAATTAAAAGAAGCAAATGCTGGAGAGATGAAAATAGGAACTACTAAAAAGGGAATAGGACCATGTTATGCTGATAAAATCTGGAGAGATGGAATCAGAATGGTAGACCTATTAGATATGGATAAATTTGCTAAAAAATTAAAATATAATTTAGAAGCCAAAAATGAAATAATAACAAAAATCTATGGAGCTGAACCATTAGACTATGATAAGATACTAGCTGATTATACTGAATATGCAAATAAAATAAGACATAGAATAATTGATACTATCCCTGTAGTAAATAAAGCTCTTGATGAAGATAAGTTAGTTTTATTTGAGGGAGCACAAGCACTAATGCTAGATATTAACTATGGAACATATCCATTTGTAACTTCATCTTCACCAACTACAGGAGGAGTTACTACAGGAGCTGGAGTATCACCTAGAAAGATAGACAAAGGAATTGGAGTTATGAAAGCTTATACTACAAGAGTTGGAGAAGGTCCTTTTGTAACTGAATTACATGGAGAATTTGGAGAGAAAGTAAGACAACTTGGTGGAGAGTATGGTGCTGTAACTGGTAGACCAAGAAGATGTGGTTGGTTAGACTTAGTAGTAGGAAAATACGCTACAATGATAAATGGTCTTACAGATATAGTTATTACTAAGATAGATGTATTAAGTGGATTAGGAACTTTAAAAATTTGTACTGCTTATGAAGTAGATGGAGAGATTTATGAATTTATGCCAGCAGATACTGAAATGTTATATAGAGCAAAACCTGTATATGAAGAGTTACCTGGATGGGATGAAGATATAACTCAAGTAAAATGTTATGATGATTTACCAGAAAATTGTAAGAAGTATTTAAAGAGAATTGAAGAGATTATTGGATGCCCAATATCTGTTGTATCAGTTGGACCAGATAGAAGCCAAAATATCCATATTAGAGAAATCTAA
- a CDS encoding molybdopterin-guanine dinucleotide biosynthesis protein MobB, protein MNLITISGPPSSGKTSLIVKTIETLKNRGIKVGVVKFDCLYTDDDKLYEKIGIPVKKGLSGSLCPDHYFVSNIEEVVKWGISENLDLLITESAGLCNRCSPYIKDIKAVCVIDNLSGINTPKKIGPMLKSADIVIITKGDIVSQAEREVFASRVMSVNPKATIMHVNGLNGQGAYEFGTLIYDEDEKLESLKGKSLRFSMPSALCSYCLGETRIGEEHQMGNVRKIDLSSSCKGGSCCGK, encoded by the coding sequence ATGAATTTAATAACAATATCTGGACCCCCTTCATCTGGAAAAACTTCTCTTATAGTAAAAACAATTGAAACATTAAAAAATAGAGGAATTAAAGTTGGAGTTGTAAAATTTGATTGTCTTTATACTGATGATGATAAATTATATGAAAAAATAGGTATTCCTGTAAAAAAAGGATTATCTGGTTCACTTTGTCCTGATCATTATTTTGTTAGTAATATTGAAGAGGTTGTTAAATGGGGAATAAGTGAAAATTTAGATTTGCTCATAACAGAAAGTGCAGGTCTTTGTAATAGATGTTCTCCATACATAAAAGACATAAAAGCTGTCTGTGTAATAGATAATTTAAGTGGAATAAATACTCCAAAAAAAATAGGACCAATGTTAAAAAGTGCTGATATAGTTATAATTACTAAAGGAGATATCGTATCTCAAGCTGAAAGGGAAGTTTTTGCTTCAAGAGTTATGTCTGTAAATCCAAAAGCAACAATTATGCATGTAAATGGACTTAATGGACAGGGAGCTTATGAATTTGGAACTCTTATCTATGATGAAGATGAAAAATTAGAAAGCCTAAAGGGTAAAAGTTTGAGATTCTCTATGCCATCGGCTCTATGTTCTTACTGTTTAGGAGAGACTAGAATTGGAGAGGAGCATCAGATGGGAAATGTTAGAAAGATAGATCTAAGCTCTTCTTGTAAAGGAGGAAGTTGTTGTGGTAAGTAG
- a CDS encoding ABC transporter ATP-binding protein codes for MVEILGIEDNSIEEMTILAGINKFGEKEEFGEFTIRKGEIISIVGPTGSGKSRLLADIEWGAQGDTPTQRTILINGNPLDKKTRFSSSNKLVAQLSQNMNFIMDLTVFEFLELHAKSRMIDNEIEIIEKIFKKANELAGEKFKLDAPITSLSGGQSRALMIADTAILSTSPIVLIDEIENAGIDRKKALDLLVGEEKIVLMATHDPLLALMGDKRIVINNGGIHKIMDITNEEKKILEDLTKLDNIIQNMRNKLRYGEKLELNSNITF; via the coding sequence ATGGTAGAGATACTAGGGATAGAGGATAATAGTATAGAGGAGATGACAATTTTAGCTGGAATAAATAAGTTTGGAGAAAAAGAGGAGTTTGGAGAGTTTACTATTCGTAAGGGTGAGATAATCTCAATAGTTGGCCCAACAGGAAGTGGGAAAAGTAGATTGTTAGCAGATATAGAATGGGGAGCACAAGGGGATACTCCTACTCAAAGAACTATTTTAATAAATGGAAACCCTTTAGATAAAAAAACAAGATTTTCATCAAGTAATAAACTTGTAGCTCAACTTTCTCAAAATATGAATTTTATTATGGATCTAACTGTTTTTGAATTTCTAGAGTTACATGCTAAAAGTAGAATGATTGACAATGAAATTGAAATTATTGAAAAAATATTTAAGAAAGCTAATGAATTAGCAGGAGAAAAATTTAAGTTAGATGCTCCAATAACAAGTTTAAGCGGTGGACAATCTAGGGCTTTAATGATAGCTGATACAGCAATACTTAGTACTTCACCAATTGTTTTAATAGATGAAATCGAAAATGCAGGAATTGATAGGAAAAAAGCTTTAGACCTACTTGTTGGGGAAGAAAAAATTGTTCTTATGGCTACCCATGATCCACTTCTTGCTCTTATGGGAGATAAAAGAATCGTTATAAATAATGGTGGAATACATAAAATAATGGATATTACAAATGAAGAAAAAAAGATTCTTGAAGATTTGACAAAACTGGACAACATTATTCAAAATATGAGAAATAAATTAAGATATGGGGAAAAATTAGAATTAAATTCAAATATTACTTTTTAA